The nucleotide window ggctggagcagactgggaggctggtattctgacctgtgctggagcagactgggaggctggtattctgacctgtgctggagcagactgggaggctggtattctgacctgtgctggagcagactgagaggctggttttctgacctgggctggagcagactgggaggctggtgttctgacccgggctggagcagactgggaggctggtattctgacctgggctggagcacactgtgctggagcagactgggagactggtattctgacctgtgctggagcagactgggagactggtattctgacctgggctggagcgcactgtgttggagcagactgagaggctggtattctgacctgggctggagcagactgagaggctggtattctgacctgggctggagcacactgtgctggagcagactgggaggctggtattctgacctgtgctggagcagactgggagactggtattctgacctgggctggagcacactgtgttggagcagatgggaggctggtattctgacctgtgctggagcagactgagaggctggtattctgacctgtgctggagcagactgggaggctggtattctgacctgtgctggagcagactgggagactggtattctgacctgtgctggagcagactgggagactggcattctgacctgggctggagcagactggtaggctggtattctgacctgggctggagcagactggtaggctggtgctgtgtcatcaggctgtgatggtggaggccatcctgttctcgggttctgcttgtgttatgccaaccaccaggtcattattaccaccaggtcattattaccaccaggtcattagaaccaccaggtcattataaccaccaggtcattataaccaccaggtcattattaccaccaggtcattattaccaccaggtcattattaccaccaggtcattattaccaccaggtcattagaaccaccaggtcattagaaccaccaggtcattagaaccacctggtcattagaaccaccaggtcagggagaaaagacTCACTCTGACATCTGTCGAGTTGAAATATCTCCTCTCTAGGTGAGATTTCACCTCTGGTGCAGATGTGCCCATCTGCTCTCCAGGTGTAGACCCAGGGGGCCCgtttagaacctttttaggacatttcgagatgacagatgtttgtgtttggtctattaatgtacctgtgagttgaaatttttatcatttttgcatttttgacaaaattagactccttttaaagtgtcattttttcgctcaggtagggtatcagcctgatctatttaaaaacactttttccacatttcaagatagcagtgtgTTCAGTTTGATCATTTCAAAGACAGCTGCATCTTCATTTTATTAATaatattcaaaaaaaaattttttttccaTTTTCATCATAAAAATTCCCTCGGCTGTTAACCTCAACTCCAGAGGTGtacaaggtgagggatcagcctggattatttaaaaacactttttcaacatttcaagatagcagttagtttagtttgatgtacATAAAGATAGCTGCATCTTTATTCTACTCATTTTCAAAAATATTGTTTTTACCAAAAACATGtgaaaatgaataaaataaagttgcagctgtctttatttacatcaaactggagtaactgctatcttgaaatgttgaaaaagtgtgtttaaataggcATCCTATTTAAAATAGGCATTTCCAAATTAGCTGAAAGGCTGAGGGAATCATCTCCAACCTCTTCTCAGGAGATGGCTCCCTCAGCCTTTCAACTAATGTTCAAATGATAGGATaattatttaaaaacactttttcaacatttcaagatagcagttagttcgTTTTGAGCATATCAAAGACAGCTGCaagttgattttattttatttttattccagccaaaaatattctaagtccacACAGAAGTTCACACTCAACTTTGTTTGGTGATTGAACAGGTTAGCAGGTGTATTTTTGAATATGGTTCTTAATATGGTTCATTGGGTTGCTGGGGTCCACTGCTTGCTAAGGGGGAACCCCCCACCCGTGTTCAGCCGACTGGGGCGCACTCTCTGTCaacattttcaacatttcaagatagcagtttatTAAGTCTGatgcatatttatttttttaattttcacacaccctaacccaccTCATTTGAAAGGTtaatgtgaatagttaccacttctcaatagtaacatccgctaaccatgtgtatgtgaccattaacatccgctaaccatgtgtatgtgaccattaacatccgctaaccatgtgtatgtgaccattaacatccgctaaccatgtgtatgtgaccattaacatccgctaaccatgtgtatgtgaccattaacatccgctaaccatgtgtatgtgaccattaacatccgctaaccatgtgtatgtgaccattaacatccgctaaccatgtgtgtgtgaccattaacatccgctaaccatgtgtgtgtgaccattaacatccgctaaccatgtgtgtgtggccattaacatccgctaaccatgtgtgtgtggccattaacatccgctaaccatgtgtgtgtgaccattaacatccgctaaccatgtgtgtgtgaccattaacatccgctaaccatgtgtgtgtgaccattaacatccgctaaccatgtgtgtgtgaccattaacatccgctaaccatgtgtgtgtgaccattaacatccgctaaccatgtgtgtgtgaccattaacatccgctaaccatgtgtgtgtgaccattaacatccgctaaccatgtgtgtgtgaccattaacatccgctaaccatgtgtgtgtgaccattaacatccgctaaccatgtgtgtgtgaccattaacatccgctaaccatgtgtgtgtgaccattaacatccgctaaccatgtgtgtgtgaccattaacatccgctaaccatgtgtgtgtgaccattaacatccgctaaccatgtgtgtgtgaccattaacatccgctaaccatgtgtgtgtgaccattaacatccgctaaccatgtgtgtgtgaccattaacatccgctaaccatgtgtgtgtgaccattaacatccgctaaccatgtgtgtgtgaccattaacatccgctaaccatgtgtttgtgaccattaacatccgctaaccatgtgtgtgtgaccattaacatccgcttaccatgtgtgtgtgaccaataacatccgctaaccatgtgtatgtgaccaataacatccgctaaccatgtgtatgtgaccattaacatccgctaaccatgtgtatgtgaccattaacatccgctaaccatgtgtatgtgaccattaacatccgctaaccatgtgtatgtgaccattaacatccgctaaccatgtgtatgtgaccattaacatccgctaaccatgtgtatgtgaccattaacatccgctaaccatgtgtatgtgaccattaacatccgctaaccatgtgtatgtgaccattaacatccgctaaccatgtgtatgtgaccattaacatccgctaaccatgtgtatgtgaccattaacatccgctaaccatgtgtatgtgaccattaacatccgctaaccatgtgcatgtgcccattaacatccgctaaccatgtgtatgtgtccattaacatctgctaaccatgtgtatgtgtccattaacatctgctaaccatgtgtatgtgcccattaacatctgctaaccatgtgtatgtgaccattaacatctgcatgtgaccattaacatctgctaaccatgtgtatgtgaacattaacatctgctaaccatgtgtatgtgaccattaacatctgctaaccatgtgtatgtgaccattaacatttgatttgacctgACCAAGATGTGTCAGGTTTGTCAATTTATTAATTGTCTTTTGCTTGAAAccctcctgtcaatgttgagtaaggacgcacacctgattacgcatatagaggtaggactagtctacccgataacacatatagaagtaggactagtctacctggttacacatatagcagtaggactagtctacctgactacacatatagaagtaggactagtctacctgactacacatatagaagtaggactagtctacctgattaagcatatagaagtaggactagtctacctgactacacatatagaagtaggactagtctacctgacaacacatatagaagtaggactagtctacctggttacacatatagaagtaggactagtctacctggttacacatatagaggtaggactagtctacctgactacacatatagaagtaggactagtcgacctgactacacatatagaagtaggactagtctacctgactacacatatagaagtagacctagtctacctggttacacatatagaagtaggactagtctacctgattacacatatagtactaggactagtctacctggttacacatatagtagtaggactagtctacctggttacacatatagaggtagaactggtctacctggttacgcatatagtagtaggactagtctacctgattacacatatagaggtaggactagtctacctggttacacatatagaagtaggactagtctacctggttacacatatagaggtaggactagtctacctgattacacatatagaggtaggactagtctacctggttacacatatagaagtaggactagtctacctggttacacatatagaagtacgactagtctacctggttacacatatagaagtaggactagtctacctgtccTGAGCACAAATGGAggcctataaatatgcacatttggggatgtctgattgtgagttgtggagcttctcaaagtaatgttttttttccacctcaaacagcaagtaatcaAAGTCTAAATCTAAATCAATTGCAAAGGAGAATGTATTtgtaaaatatttccagctctcgccctttcgataaccactcggcACGAAAGGGAAAAACGTAATGtgctgatccagtggaaatgtcaaaacacctgattacttcttatccctttcacaaatagcctacagctgtgttgGTCGAGAACTCACAGGcacgggaaactgagggcccagaatattttatacaatgtttcaagttcgttaTGGACAGGTCATGTGATTTATAGGACATCTatttgcaatgtttttatttgttatgtaggctattttttacataaattagatttgtataattttcatttagatagaatgtagattaatcacagacaatgattttgagatactattataaatgaaattaaactgttccagtaaaatgaacatatgaaaatcataactggcaccagatcagtagaaatggtaagatacatTTGCACTCCAAATGTAGGTTGCTGACTGCTTGTTGAGCCAATTACCAGCAACGTCAGAATGTATGAAGGCCAGCAGCAGGAGGTGGATCGGGAAGAGTTTGTTTCTTCCTCTGGTTGGGCGTTATTGATGTAATGGCATGGAAATAAattggctgaatattatacaatgacttatcaacagctctaacaatttgacctccacaggaaatctacactggcaattgtagaatatactatatagcctagaaacctggttaaactatcattatgacatcatggatgaattctagaatatactatatatcctagaaacctggttaaactttcattatgacatcatggatgaattctagaatatactatatatcctagaaacctggttaaactatcattatgacatcatggatgaattctagaatatactatatatcctagaaacctggttaaactatcattatgacatcatggatgaattctagaatatactatatatcctcgaaacctggttaaactatcattatgacatcatggatggccagtccttgtattcatagtgtagtgaattcagggggttgccctgagctgaactcaaacaTGGGTCCAGCGAcggtcaagccaacaccttaaaactgttacgccaagatgtctgaactttttgacgaggtcgctaggtgttggattacggttgatacaatagctttctctatgaatttgagagtggttacatttctccagcccccatccctcagctgtttaccaaaccaagtctctgggcagccattttgttgctgtttaaatactaagttgtccctttaaaaaagccacacaacaatcaatcaaccaataaaaAGCTGTAATTCCACCACTATTTTGCTAATTAGAtgatggatggggctggaggaatgtaactactttcaaattcatagacagacctatggatgcaaggactgaccatccatgatatcaacattatagttttaactatgttttgaggctttacagtgttgatttacaATGTTTCTATACATTGAAGTAAAAAAGCTTATTTggtgttctgatggggtacaacagttgaactaagctcatgaggcatatgttatattcttcaagaatcaatggctataaataaatcatttaaaaatcAAAATATGGATGTGGTaattgcagatttcccctttaacaccacacATCCTTCCAGTGACTGGAGCGAAtttcaaaaatcgctgaagctggagacttacatttccctcaccaactttaaacatcagctatctgagcagctaaccgatcgctgcagctgtacatgaacttttctgctcttttgcacaccagtatctctacttgcacatcatcatctgctcatttatcactccagtgttaatctgctaaattgtaattcttcgCTACTATGGACTAttcattgcctacctcctcatgccttttgcacacactatatatagactttatatttttctactgtgtcattgacttgcttattgtgttattggcttgcgtattgtttattccatgttattccatgtgtaactctatgttgttgtctgtgtcacactgctttgctttatcttggccaggtcgcagttgtaaatgagaacttgttctcaactggcctacctggttaaatacaaaAAGTCTTAACTTTTGACACCAtggccacctggttaaactatcattatgacatcatggtcaccatgttaaactatcattatgacatcatggccacctggttaaactatcattatgacatcatggtcaccatgttaaactatcattatgacatcatagccacctggttaaataaaaaaataagacagttcaacaactgcagagtttgtgtctctgtttttaagacagtacttactagtgTTAATCAGGGCCCGTTCATCATTAGAACCATTGGATGCcttaagatgcgtttgggaaaccgAGCCCAGATATTcagtttcctcctcctcttcttccaatgtgacagtcatctccccatcctcctctttcactccaaaaactgcagcctcctctttctcttcctcctcttcttttactgtaacatcctctttCAATCTGAaggcgtcttcctcttctttcactgtaacgtctttctcttcttctttcactgtaacagcctcaccctctacttcttgttttactgtgataaccttctcttccttctcctctttgacgagagcttctttctccgtccagcagtccTCCTCTTCATTAACAagagagtagcttagtgacctCATGGTTGGAGATGTtagttagctgactagctaacattagccagctagctgactgcctaacattagccagctagctgactgcctaacattagccagctagctgactagctaacattagccagctagctgactagctaacattagccagctcgccgtctgctgactggaggggaaacgcagttgaggatcatattttattttcagacaaagattattgtaaatggatgtaattaaataataccattatattgagacatacaaagacaggaatgtgttgattgattagtgcgaataaaaaatgtttaccacagcatatttaaggcagtttcattaagttatactacatctaaattagcagctagctactgtaagtctatactgctcctacatggtgtaacaatacataatgtagatgtatatcatgaacagactaggtctatactgctcctacatggtgtaacaatacatcatgtagatgtatataatgaacagactaggtctatactgcttcaacgtggtgtaacaatacatcatgtagatgtatataatgaacagactaggtctatactgctcctacatggtgtaacaatacatcatgtagatgtatataatgaacagactaggtctatactgctcctacatggtgtaacaatacatcatgtagatgtatataatgaacagactaggtctatactgctcctacttggtttaacaatacatcatggagatgtatataatgaacagactaggtctatactgctcctacatggtgtaacaatacatcatgtaaatgtatataatgaacagactaggtctatactgctactacatggtgtaacaatacatcatatagatgtaCAGGTGAAGTCGTAagttcacttaggttggagtcattaaaacttgtttttcaaccactccacaaatttcttgttaacaaactatagttttggcaagttggttaggacatctactttgtgcgtgacacaagtcatttttccaagaattgtttacagacagattatttcacttataattcaccgtatcacaaATCCAgagggtcagacgtttacatacactaagtttactgtgcctttaaacagcttggaaaattccagaaaattatgtcatggctttagaagct belongs to Salvelinus fontinalis isolate EN_2023a unplaced genomic scaffold, ASM2944872v1 scaffold_0699, whole genome shotgun sequence and includes:
- the LOC129847086 gene encoding cilia- and flagella-associated protein 251-like; this encodes MRSLSYSLVNEEEDCWTEKEALVKEEKEEKVITVKQEVEGEAVTVKEEEKDVTVKEEEDAFRLKEDVTVKEEEEEKEEAAVFGVKEEDGEMTVTLEEEEEETEYLGSVSQTHLKASNGSNDERALINTKLPI